The Coregonus clupeaformis isolate EN_2021a chromosome 37, ASM2061545v1, whole genome shotgun sequence sequence tgtacatgtgggtagagttaaagtgactatgcataaataataaacagagtagcagcagcgtaaaagagggggatggggtggggtggggggcagtgcaaatagtcagggtagccatgattagctgttcaggagtattatggcttgggggtagaagctgttgagaagccttttggacctagacttggcgctccggtaccgcttgccgtgcagtagcaaagagaacagtctatgactagggtggctggagtctttgaccatttttagggccttcctctgacaccgcctggtatagaggtcctggatggcaggaagcttggccctgtgatgtactgggccgtacgcagtaccctctgtagtgccttgcggtcggaggccgagcagttgccataccaggcggtgatgcaaccagtcaggatgctctcgatggtgcaactgtatacatttttgaggatctgaggacccatgccaaagcttttcagtctcctgagggggaataggctttgtcgtgccctcttcacaactgtcttggtgtgtttggaccaactccatattaatgcccatgattttgaaatgatttGTCAATATAAACAATTATATGATAATGACCTTCATGGGGGAGGGATACCATTTGCATGCTCTATACAgtcgctagtgaaagtctacacaccccttgcagaGTCTTCACATTTTGCGGTCTTATTATTCATTAATTATTCAAATTAttcaagctcagtaaatttggttgggaatccTTGATGGACAACAATATTCAATGCTTGTCactgattttcaagcagatttggGTCTGGACTGAGACTACTAGAccattcaggaacactcaacacctcttggaaagccattcttgtgtgtctttggcattagaatgtgtgtaattgttctgctgaaaaataaaactatggcagggttaggttttcagaagactaTGGCAGGTTTTCCTAAAACGTTTTACCTGTCCTTTgttcctttcatatttattttgatcctaaaATACTCCCTAGCCCCTGCCggtaacaagcatacccataaaatgatgttgccaccacaATATTCATCTTattacactgagtgtacgaaacattaagaacactttcctaatTTTGAATTGTTTCTCCATTGAATCCTATGGGGAATTATTGATATTTATAATAAAAATGTTGatataaaatgtattatttattttctctccatTTTTTATATCGATAATGCAATGAATATATAATAAAATGGCTATCCATACAGTTCAGGTTATTTTTTCCGACCCATTTCATCAATGCTATTACCGTCATTGGGTGCTTAGGGCGAGCGAGAGACACAATCACTTAACGGTCTCTTCCCTATTTATTAAAGGAATCATCACTTATTAACGAAGAGGTCTGCTAATGAGGTTGTTAGTGCAACCTTCACGCCCTCtgcgctctctcactctctctcgctttctctcgctctctttctctctctccctctctctgtctctctccctctttccccataTCTCTCTCAGGCACATGTAACCTACTGTAGGCTAAGTGCAATATTGTCCGATATAATTATATGCGGGACTTTTCTCATCTGTCCAATGTCTTCATATATTGTAAACTATTTAAATATAAAAAATTATGTTATTTGTTGCCTCCAAAAACAAATAGTTCACTCTTGTAGGATGGATGGGGGTAACTGTAGCACATGGGGATAAAACAGCATGGTAATTTGACTTCGATGTCCGCATTGCTCCTCACTATAGTCCAAGTTTGCTTTTGAACGGATCAATAAAATGTGAAGGGCTTTTCGAAGTGCACAAAAATAGCCAAAACAGCCAAAACAGAAGAACAGCCTGCACTAAGGCAGAGACACTGAAGATGCTGGTTAATATAACAATGAATGATAATTAGCATACAGGCACACTAAAGCCCCTCAGAAAGAGATGACTGGCACAGAGTATTGATACCATATTCATCTACTACAGCATGTGAAACAACTCTGACATTCTTCAACAGTCTAAATTTGGATGACTCTCTCAGGACATCCTGCACCTGTTACACCCATTGTACTCATGCAGTGTGGTCCTGTCAGTTTGACCTGTACAGACATGTTATGTATTAGTTGTGTTATAGTGTGCAGTAACACTCTGTGCTCGAACAGCTCCCCTTATATTGCAACACATCTGTGCTGCAACGCTTGGTGTTGATTGGGCCAAATGTCTGGCAAAAGTAATTGCTCTGCAATGGAGAAATTGAATGTGACCATAATGTGTTTTCTGGAGATTGTTAAAGGTAGAATGTGTGATTTGATCAAAATTAAGGGTTTGTGTGTGTTGACAGAATCAAATGCACAAACAACAAGACACCTCTCCTATTATTTCTCTTGTGAAGAAAATCATGATTAATTGCTAATAGGATATTTATgattatttattatatattgGGAAAATATTGATGAGGACTgagtaataactgtaataacaGTGTAATAACCAATTGCAGACAGTAATAATCAGGACCTACAGATAAATATTGCATAACCCAGATTCGCTAGTCATTACTCAGCATCATCACCCATCTCCCTCCCTTCCAGGCATCGTGTCCATCATGAGTCTTTCAGCTCTGGCATACGAGCGCTATATCCGGGTGGTCTATGCTCAGGTGGTGGACTTCCCCTGGGCCTGGAGGTGCATCACCCACATCTGGCTCTACTCCCTGGCCTGGACAGGGGCTCCTCTTCTGGGGTGGAACCGCTACACCCTGGAGATCCACCAGTTAGGCTGCTCCCTGGACTGGACATCCAAGGACCCTATCGATGCCTCCTtcattctcctctttctcctggcCTGCTTCTTTGTCCCCGTGGGCATTATGATTTACTGCTATGGGAACATTCTCTACACGGTGCGAATGGTAAGAAGAAGGACTGTcttgctgtctctccctcccatTTTCTTCTGTTGCTTCGTGTTTATGTCAGTGTGGTTTGTGTTGATCATCTTTAAATGTAaaagtccaatgcagccatttttacctcaacatcaaagcatttctgggtaacaattaagaactttactgtgattgttttcaaaatAAAATGGGCAAAAGGAAACTAAAATAGTTTCTTAGCAAAgaccaatttctcaagcaagaattttgctaggactgtctggtagtggtctgagtggggagggggaaacttaaaactagctgttattggcaggtttggaactctctttcttattggtctattaaaggCCCCCTGCAGTCAAAAACAAGATTTCCCTtgttatatgtacagtatatatgtatttccacactatgaggtttaaataatactgtgaaattgtggaaATGATGATAATGCACTATTAACGTAAGAgcagtttgaaaagaccgcctgcaatttcagcctgttttggtgggatggagttttggcctgcctggtgacataaccaggtggcaaattaGTTAATAGAAAAGTTTGTGGTCATACGCACATTCTTAAAAACATAGGTGCTGGGCTAATACAGAATATTAGTTTAGAACAAGAAGGCCCGCACACTGTTAAAGCTCCCAATTCATTGCTTTATTGACAACGTTTCAATCCGAAACGGATCTTTGTCGACAAAGATCAGTTTCGGATTGAAACGTTGTCAATAAAGCGGTGAGTTGGGAGCTTTAACAGTGTGCGGGCCTTCTTGTTCTATACTAAATTAGTTAATAACCAATAaaaacctctgccaataacagctatttttcagttatcctctccccactcagaccactcccagatagTCTTAGAACATtttttgcttgagaaattgctcttcgctaagaagttatttttgtttctttttgaccactttaattgaaaacaatcacagtaaagaacttaattgttacccagaaattatttgatattgagataaaaacggctgcaatGGACctttaactaatttaccaccttgTGATATCACCACGCAGGCCAAAAGTATTTTCAAACAGctattacactaaaagggcattatcataattttcacaatttcacagtgttCTTAACCTTAAAAAGtgtggatatatatataaaacacaggtaaatcacgtttttgactgcactgggcctttaaagagcTCAAGATGAGACAAAGTCCAGAGTAAGTCAATAAAGTGAAGTGAACTGAACCAAACTAATCATAGAAGTGAATGCCTAATACAGGATACAGAAAAACCTTTCCTTCTATGGACATTTTCTAtgcaggttgatgtttattgtcatgactcttgccctggaggcagaactgagtgatttccactagatgggccagctgcaaagtcataATTTGCTATATcttaaaaattcatgaaaacaaaaatgagctttttggtcttaatttaaggttagggttaggctaaggTTAAcattgtggttaaggttaggtttaaggttaaagTTAGGTTTAAAGTGTaattactttgtggctgtgccaacttgtgaccactctgcagagctgcctccagggcaagattcatgacaataaatgccaacctgcattTTCTTTGCGCTAAATTTCAGCGAAGTACAAactttaatggacatttttgttccATTATCACACGGAATGACCACCACTTGATCTTTTTCCTTTTATCTTTCACCTACCTTTCCAAAATGTATCTAcatttcctccattcctccttcctccttcctcactCTTAAGTGCTTCAAATCATCCTGATGTACCACTTTACCACCCTGCATAGACTCTGCCACGCTGGTGCTGTAGAGAGCATTTTTAAAGCTCATTGTCCTTAGTAGCTAACATAAATCAGTGATGGTTATGGACTGTAGCATGAGAACCAGCATTAACCACGAGCCGTAAGCAGCCATGTTTCACTAATCTCATCAGCTTGTCACCTGGCCAGCAGCCTGTTGCCCTGTAATAAAAGAGGGTTGCCTGTGAGGATGATAGGGTTTGAAGTGGGTTCACTCAGCAGTGGACTGCACGGTTACTATGGAGAGTACAGTATGGTGTGGGGAGCTGTGTGTGCATTTGCgcgcatgcttgtgtgtgtgtgtgtgtgtgtgtgtgtgtgtgtgtgtgtgtgtgtgtgcgtttgcgtgtgtacgtgcttgtgtgtgtatgaacTAATCTGAAAAAaaactatagtattcactgttgtgtttttgcagactttactgtactattcactatagtgtttttgcagactaaagtcagcaaaaacactacattgaatactatagtatttactgtagtatactgtagtgaaaTAACTGTAGTACATACGatagtaattaatgtagtgtttttgcagactgtagtatactgtagtatttattgtaatgtttttgtgacattactgtagtatttactatagtgtttttgttttattatctttgacattgaagtggaggctttctgcttcaggaaacctactggagaaatactaaaagagcacattttccataacctgtaggtagactggggtctgaacggattgttcagagcttctgctcttttctataatcTGTAGTAAAGTAAGTAAAGAGGCTTGGGGCTTGTAGGGATATCTCAGGGCTTCCTGCCTTGTTCTACCGCTCTTCTCAGTGTGTCTATCCAGTCGAGGGGGAGGTTTGGAAAGGGGGAGGGGTGTTGGAGTTGTCCTTTTGTCCTCTGGTACTTGATTTTAATTAAAACAAACTTTATTGGATAATTAAATGTAAAGAAGAAAAATTAAGAAGACAAAtaaaaagaggagggagggattggGTACGGGATACGGACCCGGTTTAGGGTAAGATTTAGGGAGTAGGGTTGGGTACGGGATACGGACCCGGTTTAGGGTAAGATTTAGGGAGTAGGGTTGGGTACGGGATACGGACCCGGTTTAGGGTAAGGTTTAGGGGGTAGGGTTGGGTATGGGATACGGACCCGGTTTAGGGTAAGGTTTagggggtagggttgggtacGGGATACGGACCCGGTTTAGGGTAAGATTTAGGGAGTAGGTTTGGGTACCGGATACGGACCCGGTTTAGGGTAAGGTTTagggggtagggttgggtacGGGATACAGACCCGGTTTAGGGTAAGGTTTagggggtagggttgggtacGGGATACAGACCCGGTTTAGGGTAAGGTTTagggggtagggttgggtacGGGATACGGACCCGGTTTAGGGTAAGGTTTAGGGAGTAGGGTTGGGTGCAGGATACGGACCCGGTTTAGGGTAAGGTTTAGGGGGTAGGGTTGGGTGCAGGATACGGACCCGGTTTAGGGTAAGGTTTagggggtagggttgggtacaggatacggacccggtttagggtaaggtttagggggtagggttgggtacGGGATACAGACCCGGTTTAGGGTAAGGTTTAGGGAGTAGGGTTGGGTACGGGATACGGACCCGGTTTAGGGTAAGGTTTAGGGGGTAGGGTTGGGTGCAGGATACGGACCCGGTTTAGGGTAAGGTTTAGGGGGTAGGGTTGGGTGCAGGATACGGACCCGGTTTAGGGTAAGGTTTAGGGAGTAGGGTTGGGTACGGGATACGGACCCGGTTTAGGGTAAGGTTTAGGGGGTAGGGTTGGGAATAGGATACGGACCCGGTTTAGGGTAAGGAGTAGGGTTGGGTACGGGATACGGACCCGGTTTAGGGTAAGGTTTagggggtagggttgggtacGGGATACGGACCCAGTTTAGGGTAAGGTTTAGGGAGTAGGGTTGGGTACGGGATACGGACCCGGTTTAGGGTAAGGTTTAGGGAGTAGGGTTGGGTACGGGATACGGACCCGGTTTAGGGTAAGGTTTAGGGAGTAGGGTTGGGTACGGGATACCGACCCGGTTTAGGGTAAGGTTTAGGGAGTAGGGTTGGGTACGGGATACGGACCTGGTTTAGGGTAAGGTTTAGGGAGTAGGGTTGGGTACGGGATACGGACCCGGTTTAGGTTAAGGTttagaggttagggttgggtgcgGGATACGGATCCGGTTTAGGGTAAGGTTTAGGGGGTAGGGTTGGAGTGCGGGATACGGACCCGGTTTAGGGTAAGGTTTAGAGGGTAGGGTTGGGAATAGGATACGAACCCGGTTTAGGGTAAGGTTTAGGGAGTAGGGTTGGGTACGGGATACGGACCCGGTTTAGGGTAAGGTttagaggttagggttgggtACGGGATACGGATCCGGTTTAGGGTAAGGTTTagggggtagggttgggtacGGGATACGGACCCGGTTTAGGGTAAGGTTTAGAGGGTAGGGTTGGGAATAGGATACGAACCCGGTTTAGGGTAAGGTTTAGGGAGTAGGGTTGGGTACGGGATACGGACCCGGTTTAGGGTAAGGTTTAGAGGAGTAGGGTTGGGAATCGGATACGGACCCGGTttagggtaaggtttagggtAGGTACGGATACGACCCGGTTTAGGTAAGGTTTAGGGTAGGGTTGGGAATACGGGGCCTATAGGGAGCAGGTTTGGTAGAGGTTTAGGGGTAAGGGTTGGAGTACGGGATACGGACCCGGTTTAGGGTAAGGTttagaggttagggttgggtACGGGATACGGATCCGGTTTAGGGTAAGGTTTAGGGGTAGGGTTGGGTAGGATACGGACCCGGTTTAGGGTAAGGTTTAGAGGGTAGGGTTGGGAATAGGATACGAACCCGGTTTAGGGTAAGGTTTAGGGAGTAGGGTTGGGTACGGGATACAGACCCGGTTTAGGGTAAGGTTTAGGGGCTAGGGTTGGGAATAGGATACGGACCCGGTTTAGGGTAAGGTTTAGGGGCTAGGGTTGGGAATAGGATACGGACCCGGTTTAGGGTAAGGTTTAGGGGCTAGGGTTGGGAATAGGATACGGACCCGGTTTAGGGTAAGGTTTAGGGGCTAGGGTTGGGAATAGGATACGGACCCGGTTTAGGGTAAGGTTTAGGGGCTAGGGTTGGGAATAGGATACGGACCCGGTTTAGGGTAAGGATATGGGGATGGGAAAAAAATAGGGGATGTAAACTTGCTCTTCAGGATACTGGGAGGGTGTGGTGCTTTGTGATTGTGGGTAGTTAGTTGAGGatgttgtttgtgtttgtgtttccatCTTCCAACAGGAGCAGGCAGGGAGGATTACGCACAGGTCTAAAACCTGTAGGGagcacaatatatggtctatacttggcgtGTAGATTTCTCACTTATGTGTGGCACATATTGTGAtatggggaggggaatgggcagggtatatgccaattaaatactgtagttaaaaaagtgtttttgcggactgtagtgtttttggagacattactgtagtatttactacagtgctGTTTTTGCGGATAATACTCTAGtatttctatagtaagtactacacatgatagagtgatactacagtgtgtagtatagtattctacagtatactacagtttactataaaGTCAAATTAATTAATGTGGGTGTAGTCAATTGACCCAGATGTTTACCGGTTTCTGTGCATCAGCTTGGCACCGCTGCCTCCACTGTGCCTGTCTTTGCTTCTTTAAGTATTTACAACCTTTAAGGACGTAAGTAATTACTTTCTGCACAGCCCCAGGTCCCCAGGGCATCAAGGCTTCCCTCAACCACTGAAGCTCTGCCCTTCCCCTGCCCATGTTTGTTGAGGGTGCTCTGAGAACCCCTGAGAAACTCAGCATGAACCTCTGACTCACCATTATAGGGAAACCTCAGTGAACTGCAGTCTTAGAGAATGCTGATTACTACTGGGCTTCTTAAGACCGTCAAAGAGAGGTTTCCAAATATGCAAAGCTCTGGAGGATTGTATCCTTCACAAGAGAAAAACTTTGGCGAGCTTTAAAAGACTGTTATGTGAGAACTCTTCATAAATTATGCCCCAATAGAAGTTTCCATGACTATCAATGTCAGAAAGTGGGGCCAAGTCAGTCAGTGGTCAATAATTGATTAACCAATCATACTGATCAATTATATAGGGTAgtaaggagtgagtgagtgactgaatgactgacttgTTTAATTGGTCTAACAAGACTAAATACTGTCTTTTTCGATAGAGCAGTTTCAATCAATTTAGAAATGTTCTGACCATTGCCAATCAGACCGTTAGCGGTGACTAAGTAATCTCTGCTCTCCCTGTCTGCTCTGTCTATCACTGCCCATGGGCTGATGCATAACCAAAGGTCAATGTTCTGTAATGCCCACCTGAGACTCAGATATTCAGTTCAGATGAAACGTTATTGGGAAATTCATTGTGCAGCCAGGAGTATGCCTAGGCCTACATACCGGTAAGACAATACAGTATACACAACAAAGACACAAATATAAACTATTAAGTAACAACAAGGCTGACTTCCAATACCTACATCAAAATCAAAGCAATTGGCAAGCTAAAAAGCTGACCGGAAAATGCAAACAATGACAGCCTAAATCAACAGATATCTGCATGATTCATTTAAATAAAAGGCATAAATTAAAGGTAGGTTGGTTCTTACAATCAACAAGGACGCATGACAAACAAAGCAAACTCGACCAAACAATGTCGAAATGAGGAAGTAGCCTACATTTTAGAGATTTAATATCTTTATTAGAAATGAAACAAAATAGGGGATGGAAACTGGGAGGGTGTGGTGCTTTGTGATTGTGGGTAGTTGGTTGAGGATGTTGTTTGTGTTTCCATCTTACAACAGGAGCAGGCAGAGAGGATTACGCACAGGTCTAAAATCTGTAGGGagcacaatatatggtctatacttggcgtGTAgatttctcacttatgggtggcacaaattgcgacatgggggaggggaatgggcagggtataggcaaattaaatactgtagttaaAAAACGGtcgtgtttttgcggacattactgtagtatttactacagtgccTATTTGCAGCTAACACTGTAGTAtctactatagtattctacagtatattacAACATTCTATAGACAATCTTAGACATTTTCTGACCATTGCCATTCAGACCGTTAGTGGTGACTCAGTAATCTCTGCTCTCCCTGTCTGCTCTGTCTATCACTGTGCTCTGTCTATCACCCTGTCTGCTCTGTCAAATCATCGTGCCTACAGAGCTTCCACGACCCCTGCCACAGCAAAGTTTGATTCTAGCCTACATAAGATTtaataacttttaaaaccatgaccacagagagactgtcaaaaaatacagcaaagagctactgtttttatgagtgagttcatgtttaagtttttattcaacactgtcAACACAGTTTCAATTAAACACTGTCAACACAGTTTTTATTCAAACTGTCAACAcagtttttattcaacactattacaaaacataaaacgtGCTATTCCTTACTACCACTTGCGCTGCAGCTGGAATGAATGAGGAGCCAAGTGTATCAATAGCCCTGCGtttgtattattattagcagctcgtcgtgtctactttaatatcgaggaatatttcacattctctggtcataggaacaacatgaatttgtgcatgactGAGACAGAtgtggtgcgactcgagtttcaccATCAGATGGAAGACgatgtcccctctctctggtcagtctcactggcggaaaggaaggagagagcagggactgtgagaggcggaccctctgctgctctctccctccgctgagactaatgttgtgttcaaaacaactgggaactcgaaaatATCCAACTTACAACTtaagtgcgttcaagacaactgggaactcgtaaaAACAACTACATCTGACTGGggaaaatagttttgaacggtcatccaactcagaaactctggcatctttctagagctctaaCTTTCCGACCTAAAGATtgagaatttagccaggacactggggttaaaacccctactcttacgataagtgccatgggatctttagtgaccacagagagtcaggtcacccgtttaacatcccatccaaaagacggcaccctacacagagCAATGCTGCTGGATAttatttttagaccagaggaaagagtgcctcctactggccctccaacaccacatccagcagcatctggtctcccttccagggaccaaccaggaccaaccctaCTTAGCTTCaaaggcaagccagcagtgggattcAGGGTGGTACATAATTCCTACAGAACAGTTTTTATTACGTTAATGTTACAagtcatgtttttaaaaaattctgagcggtagatctcggcttgctttttgactgtgAAAGTGATCTTGACCACTGGTTGTTGACCACTGCTCtatttcatggaaagagcaggtgttcttaatgttttgtatactcagtttaTAACTAATATGTCAGTGGAAGTGACATATAACTGCAATGGTTATTGAGTATGTCCCAATTTGTTGACATATTCTAATGGGACCATGTTAGTAAGTGATGAGATTCTTTCCTATTGTCATTCCCAACAGCTCCACTCCATCCAGGACCTTCAGACATTGCAGATCATTAAGATCCTGCGCTATGAGAAAAAGGTGGCCATCATGTTCTTGTTGATGATCTCCTGTTTCCTGGTGTGCTGGACACCATATGCCGTGGTGTCCATGATGGAAGCCTTTGGCAGGAAGAGCATGATCACCCCCGCCATCGCCATCGTCCCCTCCGTCTTCGCTAAATCCAGCACGGCCTATAACCCTCTCATCTACATCTTCATGAGCAGAAAGGTGAGGGGACCTCTGATAGAGGAAATGCTTTGAAACAAGCCCTTTTCCAAATTTAAAGGAAAATCACACTTCAAAATCAAGGTTTGTCTGTTGTTTTCAGACCTCATTGTAGCATAATAGCTGAATcagggccggccctagccttttgggggccctaagcgagatttggttagGCGTGCCCCCACCTACCTGGCAAAACATTTAAGCTGCCCCCCTCTTGCAGTGGAGagacattttttgcagttttaaagctaatttcctgcaattaaaCACATTTTGCCGTGACTTATCCCATGTTCATAAGATATCTGgttgagagtgactaacaaaatcaatggggccccctggaggtcagggcccctgggcacgtacCCTGCGTGCCAGTCAGTAATATGGCCAGGATTACTACAAGGTTTAGATAGTTGGCAGACTAACTTACCTAGCAAcataaaaaatgttagctgacataggctaattgagtgactgtcagtgactgacataacaagaggaaaactgcttgtgcacaaccacattttgaaattgcaccttgtgtattctactctTCTAAGTCTCAACATTAaattgagaccctgactgagttcctctctctctttcttctcctcctcctgtccctctgGCAGTTCCGGCACTGCTTGCTGCAGCTGCTGTGCTCCCGGCACTCGTGGATTCAGCGCAGCATCAAGGACCGCCCCCTGGCCCGGAGCATCGAGCGGCCTATCCGCCCAATCGTCATGTCCCACCGAGGGGGCGGGGAACGACCAAAGAAGAGGGTGACCTTCAGCTCCTCCTCCATCGTCTTCATCATCGCCAGCAATGACGTGCACCACCTGGACACCACCTCCAAGAGCGGCGGTATGTCGTCAGAGGGCATCCAGGTGCGGCCGCTGtgacagagcattatgggtactgtagtacatcatGCTACACCCAGGTCACCATGGGAACTGACTAATCACCTCATATCACCTGTTCCTCTGTATACCTCAGGACTTCCTCTCATGAAACACAGAATCCAGAAGTTCCAAAACACCCTTCTGACACAAGACTACTGGTTCTCATTTTAGCCTTTTTTAAGATCCATCGCTATAAACTGTAGAGACTTTTTCCCAACCCTCTTTCACTGTGCCTCAGAAGGAACAAACCCTTGAAGTGTTCAAAGTACTGTATGCAGACTGTCTCACCGTGAACGCTCTTAAACACTCCATTCTACCATCTATCCTATCAGTTATGGTAACCGAATGATGTAGCTGTGAGTTTGTGACCTATTTCTCTTGGCTCGAACACTGTTGTTTTCAATGGCACCTCTGTAATTGTGTCTGCCAGCCTTTGACATAGTCTCATGCTGAGCTGGGTGTTTTTAAACAGTACCCCCTGTGTCATACC is a genomic window containing:
- the LOC121553625 gene encoding opsin-3-like, encoding MNPANFTRTKRNTEEYIFAVGTYKILAFAIGTIGFFGFCNNIIVIMLYYRFKRLRTPTNLLIVNISISDLLVSVIGINFTFVSCIKGGWDWNSATCVWDGFSNSLFGIVSIMSLSALAYERYIRVVYAQVVDFPWAWRCITHIWLYSLAWTGAPLLGWNRYTLEIHQLGCSLDWTSKDPIDASFILLFLLACFFVPVGIMIYCYGNILYTVRMLHSIQDLQTLQIIKILRYEKKVAIMFLLMISCFLVCWTPYAVVSMMEAFGRKSMITPAIAIVPSVFAKSSTAYNPLIYIFMSRKFRHCLLQLLCSRHSWIQRSIKDRPLARSIERPIRPIVMSHRGGGERPKKRVTFSSSSIVFIIASNDVHHLDTTSKSGGMSSEGIQVRPL